One Roseimaritima multifibrata DNA window includes the following coding sequences:
- a CDS encoding NHL repeat-containing protein: MNQYPRRQWIQHVTSTLLATAAATLPGCVPAVAGDVPDLVWGRRGLSQGRFLKPRAIAIDPQDELFIVDTTGRIQVFDVDGNFLRQWEMPETSNGRPTGLTIDFSPHPSAPNNDGRILVADTHYHRMTIFDLTGKILPEQRIGGTAGFGPGEFAFVTDATCDSKGNYYIGEYGDSDRIQKFASDGTFLTQWGGTGQEPGRFVRPQSLVMSPDDVLWIVDACNHRVQVYDCKQEQPAHLTTWGSRGHGLGELYFPYDLALCHDGSVVVCEYGNQRLQRFTPEGEFIAHWGAPGHSPGQLYQPWGVVIDSKDRIHVLDSNNHRVQRLTI, from the coding sequence ATGAATCAGTACCCCCGCCGCCAATGGATTCAGCACGTCACATCGACGCTGTTGGCAACCGCCGCGGCAACCCTGCCGGGATGTGTTCCCGCCGTAGCGGGGGACGTCCCAGACCTTGTCTGGGGCCGCAGAGGATTGTCACAAGGACGCTTCCTAAAACCTCGCGCGATTGCGATCGATCCCCAAGACGAACTGTTCATCGTCGACACGACAGGAAGAATCCAAGTGTTTGATGTCGACGGTAATTTTCTGCGACAGTGGGAAATGCCGGAAACTTCAAATGGCCGACCTACAGGGCTGACGATCGACTTCAGCCCCCATCCATCCGCCCCCAATAACGATGGCCGAATCCTGGTCGCGGATACCCACTATCACCGGATGACCATTTTTGATCTGACGGGAAAGATTCTCCCGGAACAAAGAATCGGCGGGACCGCCGGTTTTGGTCCCGGCGAATTCGCCTTCGTCACCGATGCGACTTGCGATTCAAAAGGGAACTACTACATCGGAGAATACGGGGATTCCGACCGCATCCAAAAATTCGCGTCCGATGGCACCTTCCTCACGCAGTGGGGTGGAACAGGACAGGAACCCGGACGATTCGTTCGCCCGCAAAGCCTGGTCATGTCCCCTGATGATGTCCTGTGGATTGTCGACGCCTGCAATCACCGCGTCCAGGTTTATGACTGCAAACAAGAACAACCGGCCCACCTGACGACATGGGGCAGCCGTGGTCACGGGCTGGGTGAACTGTACTTTCCGTACGATCTTGCCCTCTGCCACGATGGATCCGTGGTGGTCTGCGAATACGGCAATCAACGCCTGCAGCGTTTTACCCCCGAAGGAGAATTCATCGCTCACTGGGGCGCTCCCGGACATTCCCCTGGTCAGCTATACCAACCATGGGGCGTCGTGATCGATTCAAAAGATCGAATCCACGTCCTAGACAGCAACAACCACCGAGTCCAACGACTAACCATCTAA
- the phnX gene encoding phosphonoacetaldehyde hydrolase → MSSQEVPQLKAVILDWAGTTIDFGSCAPASVFVEIFRQRGVDITAAQAREPMGRAKRDHIAAVAAMPEVDALWRAIHDGASITNDQIEAMYNDFLPLQKKTLGNHSQMIEGVCETIHWCREQGLKIGSTTGYTRELLQIVAAAAAEQGYVPDCALGVEDAPAGRPAPYLIYQAALQMEVFPLWRIVKVDDTVVGIEAGRNAGCWTVGVTRTGNGVGLSEAEWDGLGKPEQTEKIDAAAASLKQAGAHRIVESVADLVPVLIDFNDRLAAGELP, encoded by the coding sequence GTTCTCAAGAAGTGCCGCAGCTGAAAGCCGTTATTCTCGATTGGGCCGGCACGACGATCGACTTTGGGAGCTGTGCGCCGGCGTCGGTTTTTGTCGAAATCTTTCGTCAACGTGGCGTCGATATCACGGCGGCACAGGCTCGCGAACCGATGGGCCGAGCCAAACGGGATCACATCGCAGCCGTGGCAGCGATGCCTGAAGTGGATGCCCTCTGGCGGGCGATTCACGATGGAGCTTCGATAACCAATGACCAAATCGAAGCGATGTACAATGATTTTTTGCCGCTGCAAAAAAAGACATTGGGCAATCATAGTCAGATGATCGAAGGCGTTTGTGAAACGATTCATTGGTGTCGCGAGCAAGGTCTGAAGATCGGTTCCACGACGGGCTATACTCGCGAACTTTTGCAAATTGTTGCCGCCGCTGCTGCCGAACAAGGCTACGTTCCCGATTGTGCACTGGGAGTGGAGGACGCGCCCGCAGGCCGTCCTGCCCCCTATTTGATCTATCAGGCGGCCTTGCAGATGGAGGTCTTTCCACTCTGGCGGATCGTTAAGGTTGATGACACGGTTGTGGGAATCGAAGCGGGGCGAAATGCCGGGTGCTGGACCGTCGGAGTCACACGGACGGGCAACGGAGTGGGCCTGTCGGAAGCGGAATGGGACGGCCTGGGAAAGCCTGAGCAAACGGAAAAAATCGACGCCGCCGCAGCCTCTTTGAAGCAAGCAGGGGCTCATCGTATCGTCGAAAGTGTTGCCGATTTAGTGCCTGTCTTAATCGATTTTAATGACCGATTGGCAGCGGGCGAACTTCCGTAA
- a CDS encoding hybrid sensor histidine kinase/response regulator, whose product MGEKRLHNAATSTNIPMAVWPWILCMLVSGAGNASAGMLGSVSVSPNEIHRRGFENGPPIVVNECRQQPEFALTPKANVQATAILDGRHAMPIELGSGPLAGTGDHPEPLQTLCPVVVTLAVGRRRDPLQAGERWLETLRSCLPRWLGLVPVPLSAMASDSTSSDGAASNRTIAYQFLVGVVLLAFGMFFFWRNRSQQKKIQHLAGELLFLNARVESTSRAVHEGILVCGVDGAVLDTDADLARIFGVEVTEVQHANDALQRFVLPYVSEDDAFVCFWETAFADRTLTASQEFYCGMTQGWLSVYTSPIYDDTKTFRGRIWTFDDITKRKHLEEEYLQSQKMSAIGRLAGGVAHDFNNLLQVIGSSLESLSVETRSIHQHDQFSTATSAVLRASDLTKRLLTFARRTTLQTRTVPMKEVVGEVKSLMANMLGANIRFLIEMDPTIGSVEGDASQLEQVLVNLCINARDALTQRTGTIRLIAKNASHETLGATIYLSVIDDGVGIPDELQSRVFEPFFTTKPVGEGTGLGMAIAFGVVQQHKGLMYCHSMIGEGTRIEIFLPRSEVAEPRSESKPLAGETSFWTKTPRRILLVDDDLLVRQSTRLLLSQLGHQVEDVPGGEDALALLAGGESFDVVILDLTMPEMSGHETLEQMKLLYPDLPVILCSGISAEPSAVFADVLVQADAFLGKPYRVEDISRLLTSLTVSQST is encoded by the coding sequence ATGGGCGAGAAACGCTTGCATAACGCAGCAACCTCGACAAACATTCCGATGGCGGTCTGGCCGTGGATTCTATGCATGCTGGTCAGCGGGGCTGGAAACGCTTCGGCTGGGATGCTGGGATCGGTCTCGGTTTCACCAAACGAGATCCATCGTAGGGGCTTCGAAAATGGTCCCCCGATTGTCGTCAACGAGTGCCGGCAGCAACCGGAATTCGCGTTGACGCCCAAAGCCAACGTGCAGGCTACGGCGATCCTCGACGGGCGCCATGCCATGCCAATCGAGCTGGGAAGCGGCCCACTGGCAGGCACTGGCGACCACCCCGAACCACTGCAGACGCTTTGTCCCGTCGTGGTGACATTGGCGGTCGGACGGAGAAGAGACCCACTGCAAGCCGGGGAGAGGTGGCTTGAAACGCTCCGTTCTTGTTTGCCTAGATGGCTGGGATTGGTTCCTGTTCCGCTCTCTGCGATGGCGAGCGATTCCACTAGTTCGGACGGTGCGGCCAGCAATCGCACGATCGCTTACCAGTTCCTTGTTGGCGTCGTCCTTTTGGCGTTTGGAATGTTCTTCTTCTGGCGGAATCGTTCGCAGCAGAAAAAGATTCAGCATCTGGCCGGCGAGCTGCTGTTCCTGAACGCCCGCGTGGAGTCGACATCGCGTGCGGTGCATGAAGGCATCTTGGTCTGCGGTGTCGACGGTGCGGTCCTGGATACCGACGCCGATTTGGCTCGCATCTTTGGAGTGGAAGTGACAGAAGTGCAGCACGCAAATGATGCACTTCAGCGTTTTGTGCTTCCTTATGTTTCCGAGGACGATGCCTTCGTTTGTTTTTGGGAGACCGCGTTTGCGGACCGGACGTTGACAGCGTCGCAGGAATTTTACTGCGGGATGACCCAAGGTTGGTTGTCGGTTTATACGTCGCCGATCTACGACGACACCAAAACCTTTCGCGGCCGGATCTGGACCTTTGACGACATCACGAAACGAAAGCACTTAGAAGAGGAATATTTGCAGTCGCAGAAAATGAGTGCCATTGGAAGGCTTGCCGGTGGCGTTGCACATGATTTCAACAATCTGTTGCAAGTGATTGGCAGCAGTTTGGAATCTCTTTCGGTCGAGACTCGTTCGATTCATCAGCATGACCAGTTTTCGACAGCCACTTCCGCAGTCCTGCGAGCTTCAGATTTGACCAAGCGGTTGTTGACGTTTGCTCGGCGGACCACGTTGCAAACAAGAACCGTGCCGATGAAGGAGGTGGTGGGGGAGGTCAAAAGTTTGATGGCCAATATGCTTGGTGCCAATATTCGTTTCTTGATTGAAATGGATCCGACCATCGGGTCTGTCGAAGGGGACGCAAGCCAGTTGGAACAGGTGCTGGTTAATCTGTGCATCAATGCTCGCGACGCGCTGACACAGCGAACCGGAACGATTCGCTTAATCGCAAAGAACGCCTCCCACGAAACTTTGGGCGCGACGATTTATTTAAGTGTGATCGATGATGGGGTGGGGATTCCTGATGAACTTCAAAGCCGAGTCTTCGAGCCCTTCTTCACCACGAAACCGGTTGGAGAAGGCACGGGGTTAGGGATGGCAATCGCGTTCGGCGTTGTCCAGCAGCATAAGGGGTTGATGTATTGTCATTCCATGATCGGCGAAGGGACGCGTATCGAGATCTTCTTGCCGCGCTCCGAGGTTGCCGAGCCGCGATCGGAATCAAAGCCGTTAGCGGGGGAAACCAGTTTTTGGACCAAAACGCCGCGGCGGATTTTGCTGGTCGACGATGACCTATTGGTTCGGCAGTCGACTAGGTTGCTGCTTTCGCAACTGGGGCACCAGGTCGAAGACGTGCCCGGTGGCGAAGACGCGCTCGCTCTCCTGGCAGGCGGCGAGTCGTTTGATGTGGTGATCCTTGATCTTACCATGCCTGAAATGTCGGGACACGAAACGCTGGAGCAGATGAAATTGCTTTATCCCGATTTGCCGGTGATCCTATGCAGTGGGATTTCCGCCGAACCCTCCGCGGTTTTTGCCGACGTTTTAGTCCAGGCGGATGCCTTTCTTGGTAAGCCCTATCGCGTTGAGGACATCAGTCGGTTGCTGACTTCGCTTACGGTGTCGCAGTCGACGTAG
- a CDS encoding SulP family inorganic anion transporter, which produces MKPTDAEIPRGNLHGFKKYFKYDVISGFLVFLIALPLCLGISMASGYPPIAGIFTAIIGSIVATVISNSELTIKGPAAGLIVIALGCIEAFGGDGPLNGLTEMDISAYRAALAVGVAAAVLQVLFGFFRAGILGEFFPISAVHGMLAAIGVIIIAKQIPVALGVNAKGSPLELLQKIPNFIAEANPAIAAIGVVSILIMFLWPLVGKKFPAAKVLPSPLIVLLVAVPMGMAFDLMHKHSYVLQNHEYQLGEQYLVEMPDKVFGMFDQMTTPDFTALQQPMAWKWVFMFFIIGSLESLLSAKAIDLIDPWRRKSSMDRDMVAVGTGNLLVSMVGGLPMISEIVRSKANIDNGARTRFADLWHGMFLLVCVALIPMVLHRIPMAALAAMLIYTGFRLAHPSEFMNVWRIGREQLVIFAVTLVAVLATDLLIGIMIGIATKVIIHIANGVTLHSLFKPEIELTEDDGETVHLTAYESAVFSNWIPIRRQIERLGLVDRKNVELDLSQTRLVDHSVMDKLHEMENDFEQQNLTFKVVGLEAHQPMTGHAYSARRRGLGAIQRLTILTEPELETQIVEQLVALGASGYTIHNCQGAGKTDLLQSPTERHPRIRIEVIASKSECEAMRDYLHREIQPGHRLTFCIDTVQVARLDAFSADTLAETNTHAKS; this is translated from the coding sequence ATGAAGCCCACCGACGCTGAAATCCCCCGTGGCAACCTGCATGGTTTTAAAAAGTATTTCAAATACGATGTGATTTCCGGATTCCTCGTCTTTCTGATCGCACTTCCTCTCTGTTTGGGGATTTCGATGGCCAGCGGCTATCCGCCGATCGCGGGGATTTTCACCGCGATTATTGGATCGATTGTCGCGACGGTCATCAGCAATTCAGAACTGACGATCAAAGGGCCAGCCGCCGGTCTGATCGTGATTGCCCTCGGATGCATTGAAGCGTTCGGAGGAGACGGGCCGCTTAATGGGCTTACCGAAATGGACATTTCGGCCTATCGAGCCGCCTTGGCAGTGGGCGTTGCCGCAGCGGTCCTCCAAGTCTTGTTCGGCTTTTTCCGGGCGGGCATCCTGGGCGAATTCTTCCCGATCTCTGCCGTCCATGGGATGTTGGCGGCGATCGGCGTGATCATCATCGCCAAACAGATCCCCGTAGCCTTGGGAGTGAACGCCAAGGGTAGCCCTCTTGAACTGCTACAGAAGATTCCGAATTTTATTGCAGAAGCCAACCCAGCGATTGCGGCGATCGGAGTCGTAAGCATCTTGATCATGTTCCTTTGGCCTCTGGTCGGAAAAAAATTCCCCGCGGCAAAGGTTCTTCCATCCCCGTTGATCGTGCTCTTGGTAGCCGTACCGATGGGAATGGCTTTCGACCTGATGCACAAACATTCTTATGTGCTTCAGAACCATGAATACCAACTGGGCGAACAATACCTTGTCGAAATGCCAGACAAAGTGTTTGGCATGTTTGACCAGATGACAACTCCAGACTTCACCGCTTTGCAGCAGCCGATGGCTTGGAAGTGGGTGTTTATGTTCTTCATTATCGGTAGCCTGGAATCCTTGTTAAGCGCGAAAGCGATTGATCTGATCGACCCCTGGCGTCGCAAAAGCAGCATGGACCGCGACATGGTCGCGGTAGGCACAGGCAATCTATTGGTTTCGATGGTCGGTGGACTGCCGATGATTTCCGAAATCGTCCGTAGTAAGGCCAATATCGATAATGGTGCTCGCACCCGTTTTGCAGACCTGTGGCACGGGATGTTCCTGTTGGTCTGCGTCGCCTTGATCCCAATGGTGCTGCACCGCATTCCCATGGCCGCGCTGGCAGCCATGCTGATCTATACCGGGTTCCGTTTGGCTCATCCAAGCGAATTCATGAATGTCTGGCGGATCGGACGCGAACAACTGGTGATCTTTGCCGTCACATTGGTCGCCGTCCTCGCCACCGACCTTCTGATCGGGATCATGATCGGAATCGCAACCAAAGTGATTATCCATATCGCTAACGGTGTCACGCTGCATTCCCTCTTCAAGCCCGAAATCGAATTGACTGAAGACGACGGCGAAACGGTTCACTTGACCGCCTACGAATCAGCCGTGTTCAGCAACTGGATTCCCATTCGACGACAGATCGAAAGACTAGGACTAGTCGATCGCAAGAATGTCGAACTTGACCTCTCGCAAACTCGTTTGGTCGATCACAGTGTGATGGACAAATTGCACGAAATGGAAAACGATTTCGAGCAACAAAACCTGACGTTCAAGGTGGTCGGCCTTGAGGCTCACCAACCGATGACAGGGCACGCGTATTCGGCGCGCCGCCGTGGCTTGGGAGCGATCCAGCGATTGACGATTCTGACCGAGCCCGAACTTGAAACACAGATTGTCGAGCAATTGGTTGCGTTGGGGGCCAGCGGATATACCATCCATAACTGTCAGGGAGCCGGGAAGACCGATCTACTTCAATCTCCGACGGAACGACACCCACGAATCCGAATCGAAGTGATCGCAAGCAAATCCGAATGCGAAGCGATGCGGGATTACCTGCACCGCGAAATTCAACCCGGTCACCGCCTGACGTTCTGTATCGACACGGTTCAGGTTGCCCGCCTGGATGCTTTCTCGGCCGACACCCTTGCGGAAACCAATACCCACGCGAAATCATAA